In one Epinephelus lanceolatus isolate andai-2023 chromosome 19, ASM4190304v1, whole genome shotgun sequence genomic region, the following are encoded:
- the tmem250 gene encoding transmembrane protein 250, whose protein sequence is MPVIPIPRRVRSFHGPHTTCMHSACGSTHASKLVRTKYNNFDLYLRSRCMYSFLRFLLYFGCSLLTSLLWVALSTLFFLQYVSVRVLLRLQYKLSVILLLLGHRRLDFGVLNDLIIYSMQITMFLVGGLGWCFMVFVDM, encoded by the coding sequence ATGCCTGTGATCCCCATCCCACGGCGGGTGCGCAGCTTCCATGGCCCCCACACCACCTGCATGCACTCGGCCTGTGGGTCGACGCATGCGTCCAAGCTAGTGCGCACCAAGTACAATAACTTTGACCTCTACCTGCGCTCGCGCTGCATGTACAGCTTCCTCCGTTTTCTGCTCTACTTCGGCTGCAGCCTGCTGACCTCCCTGCTCTGGGTGGCGCTCTCCACTCTCTTCTTCCTGCAGTACGTCAGCGTGCGCGTGCTCCTGAGGCTGCAGTACAAGCTGTCTGTCATTCTGCTTTTGTTAGGGCACCGGCGCCTGGACTTTGGGGTGCTTAACGACCTCATCATCTACAGCATGCAGATCACCATGTTTCTGGTGGGGGGGCTCGGGTGGTGCTTCATGGTGTTCGTGGACATGTGA